In the Acomys russatus chromosome 11, mAcoRus1.1, whole genome shotgun sequence genome, one interval contains:
- the Neurl3 gene encoding E3 ubiquitin-protein ligase NEURL3, giving the protein MPREALSFHGDATGAQVHLNDLRSTARRRSTFHDGIVFSQRPVWPGERVALRVLRHEDGWCGGLRVGFTRLDPAQVAASCLPPFVCPDLEEQSPTWAALLPEGCVRAGNVVCFWVNRRGWLFAKVNAGRPLLLRKDVLVQGAPLWAVMDVYGTTKAIELLDPKANAWITSGEAMPESEVTSGEECVICFHNTANTRLIPCGHSHFCGSCAWHVFKDTARCPMCRWQIEEVAVEPSQKTGKGS; this is encoded by the exons ATGCCCCGCGAGGCCCTGAGTTTCCACGGGGACGCCACGGGCGCGCAGGTGCATCTGAATGACCTGAGAAGCACAGCACGCAGGCGCTCCACATTCCACGATGGCATTGTGTTTAGCCAGCGGCCCGTGTGGCCCGGTGAGCGTGTAGCGCTGCGGGTGCTGCGACACGAGGACGGCTGGTGCGGTGGCCTTCGAGTGGGCTTCACACGCCTGGACCCTGCACAAGTGGCGGCTTCCTGCCTGCCGCCCTTCGTGTGCCCTGACCTGGAGGAGCAGAGCCCCACGTGGGCAGCGCTGCTTCCAGAGGGCTGCGTTCGTGCGGGGAATGTggtctgcttctgggtgaaccgTAGAGGCTGGCTCTTCGCCAAGGTCAACGCTGGCCGCCCCCTTCTGCTTCGTAAAGACGTGCTGGTCCAGGGCGCCCCACTCTGGGCGGTGATGGATGTGTATGGGACCACGAAAGCCATTGAACTGCTGG ATCCCAAAGCCAATGCCTGGATCACCAGTGGGGAGGCTATGCCAGAGTCTGAAG TCACATCAGGAGAGGAGTGTGTGATCTGCTTCCACAACACTGCCAATACCCGCCTCATCCCCTGCGGCCACTCACACTTCTGCGGCTCCTGCGCCTGGCATGTCTTCAAAGACACGGCCAGGTGCCCCATGTGTCGCTGGCAGATTGAGGAGGTGGCTGTGGAGCCTTCACAGAAGACTGGGAAAGGCTCCTGA